The following is a genomic window from Chitinophaga caseinilytica.
TGCAGCTGGCGTGGAACACGAACTCCATCTCGAACGATATTGGTGTGGTGAAGGATGTGATCATTGCGGCCTATGAAAATGCGTGGACGTACTAACCGGAAGGCTGCTTTAAAATAAAACTGAAGATGCACGCCTGCCGCAGCGGAGGACAGCCGAAATGGCCAGCGAAGCGGATGGGTGCTCAGGAAGAGGATGATTTTTCAGTCATCCTCTTTTTTCTGCAAACCCTGGCATCAACCCCAAGCCCGGCCATGGCTTTTGAGGAATAAGTCCCGAGCCTGTTTTTTAGTAGATTTACAATTGCTGGACATCTTCTGACAGCATCATTATTTTTGATATATATGCAGGGCCAAGGGAAACATAAAGACCTACCGAACGATGAGCTGGGTGTAAAGATCCGCTCAAACGACAATCCCTATGTTTCGCCAGACATGCAAAGCAAGCTCCTGCAGCCCCGCAAGTTAATTTCATACTTTATCGTATTCATTGAAAGCGGCTCCATTACTTACAACATAGATGCGCAGGACTTTCCCCTTACCGCCGGCCAGTTGCTTTTTGCCATGCCCAATCAAACGCTGGTGCCGCCGGCTAAAACCGCCGATCTCAAATACTTCAAGCTGCTGTTCGATGAAAATACCCTGGCGTTGTTGCCGCAGCAATTCCCCTTTTTAGTCAACCCTTCCAATACGCAAACCATCGCTTTGGAAAGCCCTGCGAAAGAAAGGGCCACCCTGGTTTTCGGGATTTTAGACCAGTTGCTCCTTACTGCGAACCACGACACTGAAATTATCCTGGCCTATCTGAATACCCTGTTGTCTGAATTCAACAGCGCCTATTTCAAAAGCAACGGGCCCGTCAATATCGTGAACGCGAACCTTTCCAAGTTCGTGGAGTTCAAGCTGGTGGTGGAATCGTCGCTCACGGAGCAGCCTTCCATCCATGAAATCGCGGAAAAACTGGCCTTGTCCACGAACAGCTTATACCGGATCGTGAAAGAATACGCCGGCACCTCGCCCAAAGATTACTTCATCAACCGCCTGATAACCGAAGCCCAGCGCAGGTTGCGCTATTCCAATACTTCCGTCAAAGAGCTGGCGTATGAATTGGGATTTAACGACCCGGATTATTTCTCCAGGCTCTTCAAGAAAAGTACCGGGAAGAGCATCACTGAATTTTTGCCCCGGCAAGATTTGTCGGGGAAATAGGCGGATTTGTCCATTTCCGCCATTGTACAGCCCGCTACTTTTGCCGTATAAAATTCACCTTCATGAAATTTGCATTAGTAACAGGGGCCAACAAAAGCATTGGCTTCGAAGTGGCATGCCAGCTCGCCCGGGAAGGGGTTCACGTGTTCCTCGGTAGCCGCAATAAAGAAAACGGCGCTGCGGCCGTTGATAAATTAAAAGCGATGGGATTCGAACATGCAGAAGCCATTGCGCTCGATATCACCAGCGATGCATCCGTCAGGAAAGCCCGTACAGCAATCGGCAAAAAAACAAAGGTGCTGGACATCCTCGTCAACAATGCGGGTATGTTCGGCGGTCATCCACAAACTGCGCTCAACGCTACGATCGACCAATTCAAGGCCACCTACGACGCCAATGTGTATGGCGCCGTTCGCGTTACGCAGGCGTTTATCGATCTATTGCAACAATCGCCGGCGCCGCGCATCGTCAACGTCAGCTCGAGCCAGGGCTCCATTACCCTCCACAGCGATCCCGCTTATAAATACTATGACTACAAGGCCGCAGTGTACCTTTCCTCCAAATCCGCCTTGAATATGTATACCGTTGTGCTGGCTTACGAATTTAAGGATACCAAATTCAAAATAAACGCCGTTTGCCCCGGATATACGAAAACGGATTTCAACGGGCACCGCGGGCCGGGGTCTGTGGAAGATGCCGGGAAACGGGTGGTGAAATATGCGCTGATCGGCGACGATGGCCCTACCGGGAAGTTCTTCAGCGAGGAGAATAACCCGGTAACGGGGGAAATTCCGTGGTAGCGGAGAAGAAAATAAATAATCGGCTTATTGTCTTACTACATGTTGTACCTGAATATGCAACACATAAATTTTTTACATAACTTAAATCAATTTTTAGAATTTTAATTCACATCTGTGTGATTTAATATTTAATTTCTACCTTCGCATACAGAAGAGGGCGATGCAACACCATCGGCTGCCACTTGAAAGATTTTGTTTGTCAATCATCTCTTAAAAAACAAAACATGAAACATCTACTTGGTGTATTAATTTGCACAACCATCTGGCTCAGCGGTTCAGCCAACCATGCAACTCCCAAATCAACGGCCCCTGTTGTAACGAAGAAGGAAGCATTAAAAACAAATTCGAAAGAAAACAAAAACGAATTCACCGTTTCAACCACCAAAAGTGAAATGAAGGAAGGGAATTTCCGTATCCAGAGAAGATTCCTTTTTGAAGACGCGTGCGGTAATATGTGGATTATTTACGTTTCGGGCCCCAGCACTGCAACATATTCCCAAATGTATGGCGTAGCCCAGCATGACTTTGTAGCCGGTGCAGACAGCAACGGGTGCTTTCATGGCCTGTAATCTTTTACATATCCAGAACAAAGTTTAAAAATCAGTCTTGAAAGCGTGCAGAAGATGGGGCTCCCCTCTTTAAAAATACCCCAAGCGGGCCTGGGGTATTTTACAATTTGCCGTATCGGCAGTATGCTTAATTGGGGCTTCTAAGAAAAAGCCC
Proteins encoded in this region:
- a CDS encoding AraC family transcriptional regulator, whose protein sequence is MQGQGKHKDLPNDELGVKIRSNDNPYVSPDMQSKLLQPRKLISYFIVFIESGSITYNIDAQDFPLTAGQLLFAMPNQTLVPPAKTADLKYFKLLFDENTLALLPQQFPFLVNPSNTQTIALESPAKERATLVFGILDQLLLTANHDTEIILAYLNTLLSEFNSAYFKSNGPVNIVNANLSKFVEFKLVVESSLTEQPSIHEIAEKLALSTNSLYRIVKEYAGTSPKDYFINRLITEAQRRLRYSNTSVKELAYELGFNDPDYFSRLFKKSTGKSITEFLPRQDLSGK
- a CDS encoding SDR family oxidoreductase, which produces MKFALVTGANKSIGFEVACQLAREGVHVFLGSRNKENGAAAVDKLKAMGFEHAEAIALDITSDASVRKARTAIGKKTKVLDILVNNAGMFGGHPQTALNATIDQFKATYDANVYGAVRVTQAFIDLLQQSPAPRIVNVSSSQGSITLHSDPAYKYYDYKAAVYLSSKSALNMYTVVLAYEFKDTKFKINAVCPGYTKTDFNGHRGPGSVEDAGKRVVKYALIGDDGPTGKFFSEENNPVTGEIPW